The Lepeophtheirus salmonis chromosome 2, UVic_Lsal_1.4, whole genome shotgun sequence region gtctaggattttcagacctgCACCCAACACTAGTACTTATGTTGAAAGTTATTGTGCATTTATTGGCTTTTAAATCACTCGATGTCATCTTATAATTGCTCTTGaacagatttttttcttttttaaatacattttttgaggaaattgtTCAGGAGACAAAGTTAAGGTTgattaaaacttattaatactataattgtTATTCACAATTAATCGCCTCACTCAGATGCAAATTGAATTTGCCtagtattatattattcttcataTGTCTTTTGCAAGTATATACTGCCTTTTTAATGCTGCTTGAGCTaccttttataaaatgtttttagttGATTGTTTGATATAGATACTATATATTAGAGTTTTTGGGACTGATTGTTTTACTGCACTGTTGTTGTTTTCTATTCGAAGACATCAAGAAAACGTCATCTGAAAATTTTCTCATCCTTCTTGTCAGATGAATAATTGGgatttttgtgtcaaaatcGGTCATTTTCAGGCGTACTGTACCATCGCAATATTAAAGCCAGACACACTGATTTAGACTTAAGCctaaattgagttattttttttttacttgtttcaAGATTcgaattaaacataattttttaaaagcttctATTGGACTTGATATTTTAATGATCTTACTTGACTTGACTGAAGGCGTAATCGGATAAACTGgaaaattatgaatatgttaTAATGAGATTCCGATAAATCGACTTGTCTCTCTTGActtttccaagaaaataatatttgtgacTTGAATGTTATTATTTTCGATTTGCACGTGGGTGACATGGGGCAATGTCTGATTATAGCTATGGGctatatatagctatatatttaagtcaaggtacattttatttttttaaggagataaAATCCTATGCAATCATAAGATTACTGTAATTTAGCCAATAGCTTTTAGTTTGACAAGACTTCTAAAAAGGGTCAATTTTTACTCTCAAATTTCCATAGTTTTAAGTTTTAATCACCAATGtcattagagttgtaaaatatGCCTTTTGACAAGCgcaagactttttgtagttgcaaccaaagttattagaaatacaaatttagaccatcatgtaatggggcttgatagaattttcaatttgtcgTATCGTACCAAGTGCTGGCCAGGCAGACagttttgacaaaacacgcaaccaataatattctatgacgtcactattaaaaagtgtggtggaagtcaaacatcagtcgtacatgtgTTATTGTATAAActtgaatttctattaactttggttGCAGCCAGTATCCCTAGAGACAAGGTATATCTGAGAcactattttcatattaaaaagattgaaaagaATGCCCATCTTTCTGAcgtaataagtataaatcttaCTGTAGCCCCCCCCACCCAATATCCAAATTTCCCCAAAATAAttctacagttttttttttcgaaaaaaattaaattttgaaatatatctccaaaaattttatttttttgtgaacagctgtagattcatgaatttttttccaaaaagaaaatgtatgaaattttatttttggaaatttcttcccaacagatttaatttttatttcttttttttccatttttttttattttttgagaatagctatggatttggaaaatccttttgtttttttaaaaccaaaaccCAAGCCCTCCCCATATAATCTTGGACACCTTGTTAaactttgagtagaattgaggattaatatcggagtaattcttttcTAAGCATGTACTAAAttcggagtgggatttgtgtatattttctttctttcataacATAtagcagctaatttaattaaacatcgGGGCAGATAAGCTGCTACCacctcaaacattcttcaaattgtaggGTTACAACgctaatttttggtttctttttttagcattccAGGAGGTAGtattttttatagctctatGCATCATACCGAAAATGGCACAAGGTAACTTTGCAGATAACGTTATTGAAgtccccccaccaaaaaaaaatatcattgtaagaataaaaaactatatccCAAAAAGAAGACACTCTAATATAtaggtacaatatatatatattcatagtcTGATTGATTTCTTACATGTTACATATAGAGTAGATATGGTAATtagtttctttttcattattatgattatttatatttgttatttattaaattagttttttgcctatgttttttactaaaattattatttattttaattctgaaaataaagttatcattaaagaaataaaaacagtgTATTCTTATTCTTAGGAtttgttattcaaatataaagtgatttattatttgtagCATGGGTGCCCAAAGgagtatattgtttttttttgggagggggccttggtttttggaattcttttggaaaaaaaatctaaaaattaatatttgctattaaaatattagaaaaatcaaatttttggaaacattttctacaataaaatttcaaatatttaatttttataaaaaaaatttcaaaaatccacagctattcacaagaaataaaatttttggattaaaaaatcaaaaatccatagaaattcagacaaaattcaaaaattaaattaaatttcatatatttgattttttttttcaaaaaaaaatcaaaaattacttaatttatggGGAGGGGAAGGGCCACAGCCTATCCAGTCCACCCCTTGCAGACATCCCTGGGTAGAATACGggagtataaaaatatagacgGTATATTTTGTCAGCTATctatatttctgtttttttctcataatcagtgttctgaaagctgattggttgaattataattagtgcAGGTTAAGCTCAAGATACTTAGAGTTTCTAAGTATCTTGGGTAGGCTCTAAACATTTACAATAATAGAGGCTATGCATTAACTTCACATTTTAATAGTACTAGTACTAAATGGAAACATTGAACAAATGCAATTCTATTGTTATGGAAAACTAGATTACACCACACAAATAAAGTACAATTGGTCTTGATACAGACCCGTAatgtttttggggaaaaaaataacaattcacCTTTCAGTTAAAAGTTTGCTTATAATTATTActgaaaattatttacataggtataacttttgatttttatattcgtcattagttatgtaatttttaactaaatgtaTCTTGACATAAACTACTAcccataaatgaaaataaataaaaaacattcagaAAATCAAGATTTGATTGGTAAATGGAACAAATATCTTATGAATTCCAAGTCGATCGATTAAACAATTCTGACTTATAAACTGGATTGTatatccttaattattttttatatatctaggGATTTTGTCCTAGGAGGGTGTAGAATCCACCAAATTTACCGGAGTTTTTATCTTGATAACCTATTgaggacatattttttatacaaggcAGCGGCTGTTGTCGAAAAAGGAAACTGTGTCtttcaaatgtttaatatttaagaacagatggaaaaaataatgaataacgttatgtcaattttgtgttttaataaaaaaatatattcaaaatactcttacaaatttaaaaaatccaatccCATTCCCTCttaaaggaaaattttatatccaggagaattatgatacaaaaaattaatgtttcaaagacttataaatatgatacttttgatttttacatGTATTTTGATAGAGTTGGCATTAGATTTCATGGTTTGAAGtatgaaaaattgtaataatcgCATTATTTAGATGCTAATCAATGCAAAAACTAGAGCGATTAGTTTATTATTTCacgagatatatatatatatatatatgtgtattttcaCTCCGAGTTACTCGTCATGCAacctttcaaattttattataaaactattactAATAAGTACTTATTTTGGCATTTTGTTGATTTGTAAATTACCTACGGTGAAACAAAACAGAATGGAAATGATATCACAGAAAAATTGTAGGATGTTATGAATCTTTCACCcactttaaattcatatttgtatatgaCGAGTGAATTGATGCATTTACCAAAAGAATTAGAGTTCATTGTCATCTTGGAATTTATCATTACTCACTTTACTGatgatcatattatttatttatttatttaaaggcaAGGAGTGAACTCTTTTAGTAcacatttacaatttttcaacACTTCTCTTCATAAATGTGTAACAACAGcatgtggaataaatacttataataatcGGATTGACTCAAATGAAACATGTTTATTTAGTCAAGGATGAGGATATGGCGAGAGTAAACTTCGTTTTAACATCAGGAGTCTCGAATTCAATGTTATGATAATGAAGAGTATCTATCTCATTTACATATTCCTTTCCTTTCTGAATATATCCGTGAACTCTTTGAACAAAGAAGCTCTAAAGAGTAACATTTggacatttaattataatccgTGAGTAAATATAATCCTATCTatcgtaaatatttaatacagttTCTAAGTATTAGGCCATCAAACGCCTCTGATACCCTCTGTGCAGCTACTGGAATTGGGCAAAACCATTTTATAACGACTCATTCTTGTGCATTGCAATCAAAACGTCAGGGAATGAATCATCTCGTTCCTTATTTTAGAAGTTCTCGTCGATCACGAATGATTGTCGATATTGTAttagattcaaaggaattaTGGGCAATCATAATTGTGAAAAAAGTTGAGGGTCGCAGAGGATATCAACTGATATCTCCAGGATTGTCCTCTACACAAAGCGAATTCACTTTAGAGGCTCCCTCTATAATAAAGCCTATTCTACTGGCTTGGCCAGTTTTAACGAACAATATGAATGATTTCAAAGTTATTGGATTGTTTGAGGATTCATCTATTcgaaattattttgatcaaaatgacATTTTGAGAATATCAAAGAATTTGATTTCAAATCTGATTGAGAGGAAGGGTCCAGATATTCGATTTGAGTTGATTGGTAAATGTAGAAAGGGGTGTAGAAAGCAAAATCTAGTTCAGGATGTTGATGttgcttttgaatattttagacTCATGATTGAAGGATGTAAGAATAGGGGGCAAATTGGTAAGCAATTGCTTTTTTGCcttgaaaattaatgaagaaaaatttttcttttaagggGAAGAAAATCTACTTCAAAATGATGATGTACCCGGCTCAAATATAGTAGAGTTGACACAAAGATTAGAGGAAAAATCGAGAATAGAGTCCGAATTGagaaaacaattacaaaatctCGAgctaaattcaaaaataaggaaTGATATGATTAgagatttgaaatttgaattagaTAATGCAAGACGAGAGAGTAAGTATCAATATACAGAGGGCGACGCTTCTAATGTACTGAGGATCTTCTACTTCTACATTTATCAATAGCCTTTAATTGTGATGAGTATAATAAAGGAGCTCCTGGAGAAAGAGGAGAGAAAGGAGAAATTGGAGCAAAAGGTCCAAGGGGTCATCGAGGAGAAAAGGGATTCAAGGGACCGCCTGGAGCAAGAGGTGATAGAGGGTTTCCAGGGGTTTCTGGTCCTCCTGGTTTACCAGGGGAACATGGTAactataattatactttattccctataaaatattccaaatattatttttttctaataaggTATACCAGGTAAGGACGGTCGACCAGGTCTCAAAGGAGAGAAAGGCCTTATAGGGTCTCCTGGAATAACTGGATCAATGGGCTCACAAGGGCGACACGGTTTGAATGGTATGAAAGGAGATAGGGGTGATGCTGGACTTCCTGGTTCACCAGGGCCACATGGTATACCAGGACACGAGGGTCCTCTGGGACGGAAAGGTGAACCTGGTATTCCTGGGCCAATAGGTATTGAAAatcattaaaacaattattaatcaaattttgtgCATCATTTTATAGGGATGGAGGGAAGTGATGGGGAAAAGGGTGAGATGGGTCCTGTTGGTAAACCTGGTCACTATGGACATCAAGGCTCTCCAGTAAGTTAAACTAAACTATAATGTCtatcatgaagaaaaaatatgtgttcccttagatttttaatttgatctttaGGGTTTGAAAGGTATAAAAGGAACAATAGGTCCTCCTGGAAATCAGGGTCCTCCTGGTCTTATTGGTAAAAAGGGTATTGTCGGATTAACAGGGCCAAAAGGAGTCCAAGGAAGACCTGGTTATCCCGGATATAATGGAGATCATGGACCACAAGGGTTAAAGGGAGAAACAGGAATGCCGGGAGAAGATGGACCAGTAGGTTCTGAAGGGCCCATTGGGCCAAGAGGACCCCCAGGACGGATAGGTAGAAGAGGATCCTCAGGCAGACGAGTAAgtgcatatattttatactttaaaggTCTTATTGTATCTCAAAATACGGGGTGACACGCATAAGCTCGGACAAAATATAAGGTCTTGTAGTGGTAACATTACCTAggataatattaaacaataatgactaTCAGTGAATATCAATTACTATGTTGTTCGTGAAAACAAAGTAACAGGaaagtatcaaataaatttgaccTTATAATAACAAATCGATTATTTGTTGAGACTTTGTTGGTGACTTTGAAGGGAAATAATCGTTTTTGGTTACTTTGAAGGGAAATAATCGTTTTTGGTTACTTTGAAGGGAAATAATCGTTTTTTCGttctatttatttcctttatttataataacattagtAGGAGTACCCAACATTGGTCGGAGTTATTAGGGATCAAAAAACAGATAGACAAACAAAATTTGTTCGAATAATATAgatagggttgtaaatcgtaagcattttcgttataaaaaaaaccctgaaaatcaacatggtgaccctgaccatttgaaggagagcagcttagctatcgtGA contains the following coding sequences:
- the LOC121113550 gene encoding uncharacterized protein isoform X1 yields the protein MIMKSIYLIYIFLSFLNISVNSLNKEALKSNIWTFNYNPIRPSNASDTLCAATGIGQNHFITTHSCALQSKRQGMNHLVPYFRSSRRSRMIVDIVLDSKELWAIIIVKKVEGRRGYQLISPGLSSTQSEFTLEAPSIIKPILLAWPVLTNNMNDFKVIGLFEDSSIRNYFDQNDILRISKNLISNLIERKGPDIRFELIGKCRKGCRKQNLVQDVDVAFEYFRLMIEGCKNRGQIGEENLLQNDDVPGSNIVELTQRLEEKSRIESELRKQLQNLELNSKIRNDMIRDLKFELDNARRETFNCDEYNKGAPGERGEKGEIGAKGPRGHRGEKGFKGPPGARGDRGFPGVSGPPGLPGEHGIPGKDGRPGLKGEKGLIGSPGITGSMGSQGRHGLNGMKGDRGDAGLPGSPGPHGIPGHEGPLGRKGEPGIPGPIGMEGSDGEKGEMGPVGKPGHYGHQGSPGLKGIKGTIGPPGNQGPPGLIGKKGIVGLTGPKGVQGRPGYPGYNGDHGPQGLKGETGMPGEDGPVGSEGPIGPRGPPGRIGRRGSSGRRGRPGERGQPGYPGVLGPKGDAGEPGIEGSFGPQGPPGPMGQPGVEGPIGSTGPVGDSGNPGPPGLEGRQGLPGLPGPRGLRGRRGKRGPDGDSGEIGQRGVPGPMSDPGPRGPKGDRGRPGLDGVIGKPGEFGKKGDSGLPGVPGEMGIPGASGNKGSDGPRGWPGEKGSPGSCYGMQKDATNIPRGLFPRNLSHLSNCDIEMASLYQDIILIYKKLSELKKDTNISFPF
- the LOC121113550 gene encoding uncharacterized protein isoform X2, with translation MIMKSIYLIYIFLSFLNISVNSLNKEALKSNIWTFNYNPPSNASDTLCAATGIGQNHFITTHSCALQSKRQGMNHLVPYFRSSRRSRMIVDIVLDSKELWAIIIVKKVEGRRGYQLISPGLSSTQSEFTLEAPSIIKPILLAWPVLTNNMNDFKVIGLFEDSSIRNYFDQNDILRISKNLISNLIERKGPDIRFELIGKCRKGCRKQNLVQDVDVAFEYFRLMIEGCKNRGQIGEENLLQNDDVPGSNIVELTQRLEEKSRIESELRKQLQNLELNSKIRNDMIRDLKFELDNARRETFNCDEYNKGAPGERGEKGEIGAKGPRGHRGEKGFKGPPGARGDRGFPGVSGPPGLPGEHGIPGKDGRPGLKGEKGLIGSPGITGSMGSQGRHGLNGMKGDRGDAGLPGSPGPHGIPGHEGPLGRKGEPGIPGPIGMEGSDGEKGEMGPVGKPGHYGHQGSPGLKGIKGTIGPPGNQGPPGLIGKKGIVGLTGPKGVQGRPGYPGYNGDHGPQGLKGETGMPGEDGPVGSEGPIGPRGPPGRIGRRGSSGRRGRPGERGQPGYPGVLGPKGDAGEPGIEGSFGPQGPPGPMGQPGVEGPIGSTGPVGDSGNPGPPGLEGRQGLPGLPGPRGLRGRRGKRGPDGDSGEIGQRGVPGPMSDPGPRGPKGDRGRPGLDGVIGKPGEFGKKGDSGLPGVPGEMGIPGASGNKGSDGPRGWPGEKGSPGSCYGMQKDATNIPRGLFPRNLSHLSNCDIEMASLYQDIILIYKKLSELKKDTNISFPF